The Streptomyces sp. A2-16 sequence GGCGTCACCCGCGTCACGGTCAACCGCGCCCTTTCCCGGCTCCGACGGGACGGACTGATCGGCCCCGCCGACAGCGGTGGCGGCGGCCGGATCCGGGTACTCGCCCCGGAACTCCTCGCCCTGCGGGCGGCACCGGACGCCGACGGGCCCGGACAGGGGCGGGGGCGGCGGCGGGGGCAGGAGCGGGGGCAGGGGCAGGAGCGCTGAGGGTCAGAGCGCCTTCAAGGCTTCCGTCGTCGCCCGGGCCAGCGCCGCGAGATACCCCTTCGGCAGCTTCGGGCTGCGGATCACCACCGAGCGCCAGTACAGAGGGCCGGAGATCAGATCCAGGGCCAGCTCGTCGTTGAAGCCCGCGCGGAGCTCCCCGCGCCGCTCGGCCGCCGTGATGATGTTGCTGGCCACACCCTCCTGGCCCTTCTGCAACGCGTTCTGCAGAGCCTCCGCGATCTCGGGGTTGCGGGCCGCCTCGGCCTGCAGGTCCGGGATGATCTGCGAGGCCACCGGATGCCGCAACGCCCGGGAGGTCACCTCGTACAGCATCCGCAGATCGTCCTCCAACGAGCCCGTGTCCGGCACCGGCAGGCCCATCACCGCGATCTCCGAGACGACATCGAGGACCAGGTGCAGCTTGGAACGCCAACGGCGGTAGACCGCGGTCTTGCCGACGCCCGCGCGGCGCGCGATTCCCTCGATCGACATCCGCGCGTAGCCGACGGCCGCGAGCTCCTCGAAGACGGCGGCCCGAATGGCTTCCGTCACATCCTCACGGAGTACGGCGGCTCCTGCCGGGGCACGGCGGCGCGGACGGGTCTGCGGCGCGTCGGCGTTGGTCGTCATGCGGACCAGCATAGGGCGTAGCGACGAAACGGTCCCGTTCCGACGCGAGTCGTGGCGACGAGGCGGTTTCGTCGTGACGCGGCCCACCGCGACGTGCGCGTCGCGACGATACGGTCGCGTCCCGACGTAATCCGTGACGACGAAACGGTTGCGTTCCGACGCTCACTCGTCCTACGCTCACGTTGCGACGATACGGTCCCGTCCCGACGTAAGAAAACGTGAAGAGTCACGTAAGGAAACGGAGGATGACGGGCACGCCGGCCGCACGCGCACCACCCCCACCCCCCGAGTGAAAGCAGCGGATGTGAGCCAGGTCCTCGACACACCGCCCCCGACAGCGCCCCCGGCCGAAGGCGACCTCTCGGCCCTGGCCGCCCGGCACGGCCTCGCGGTCAGCGGCGCCCGCCCCTCACTGCCCGTGTACGTCCGCCAGCTGTGGGCACGGCGTCACTTCATCACCGCGTTCTCGACCGCCAAGCTCACCGCGCAGTACAGCCAGGCGAAGCTGGGCCAGGTCTGGCAGGTGATGACCCCGCTGTTGAACGCGGCGGTGTACTACTTCATCTTCGGTGTGCTGCTGGGCACCAAGAGGAATGTGCCGGACTACGTCCCGTTCCTGGTCACGGGCGTGTTCATCTGGACGTTCACGCAGAGCTCGATCATGGCGGGCACCCGCGCGATCTCCGGCAACCTGGGCCTCGTGCGCGCACTGCACTTCCCGCGGGCCGCGCTGCCGATCTCGTTCGCCCTCCAGCAGCTCCAGCAGCTGCTGTTCTCGATGGCCGCCCTGGTCGTGATCCTGCTCTGCTTCGGTGTCCCGCTCGCCGCGTCCTGGCTGCTGGCGGTCCCGGCGCTGGTCCTGCAGTCGGTCTTCAACGCGGGCGTCTCGATGATCATGGCGCGGATGGGCGCCAAGACGCCGGACATCGCGCAGCTGATGCCGTTCGTCCTGCGCACCTGGATGTACGTCTCGGGCGTGATGTGGAGCATCGACAAGCTGGCCAAGGGCCACCACGACTGGCCGTCCTGGGTGGTGCCCGTCCTCCAGGCCAACCCGGCCGCCGTCTACATCGACCTGATGCGCTACTCCCTGATCGACAGCTTCCACGCCAGCCAGCTGCCGCACCACGTGTGGGCGATCGCGGTGGGCTGGGCGCTGGTCGCCGGCGTCGGCGGCTTCATCTACTTCTGGAAGGCTGAGGAGACGTACGGCCGTGGCTGACATCGCGAACGACCAGATCCCCACCGTCGTGGTCGACGGCGTCGACATCGTCTACCGCGTCAACGGCACCGGCGCGGGCAAGGGCTCGGCGACCGCCGCCCTCAACCGCATGCTGCGCCGGGGTCAGGCCGAGAAGGCGGCGGGCGTACGCAAGGTGCACGCCGTCAAGAACGTGTCGTTCGTCGCGTACAGGGGCGAGGCGATCGGGCTGATCGGCACCAACGGTTCCGGCAAGTCGACCCTGCTCAAGGCGGTCGCGGGCCTGCTCCCAGTGGAGAACGGCCGTATCTACACCGACGGCCAGCCCTCCCTCCTCGGCGTCAACGCGGCGCTGATGAACGACCTCACCGGCGAGCGCAACGTCCATCTCGGCGGCCTCGCGATGGGCATGTCCCGCGAGCAGGTCAGGGACCGCTATCAGGAGATCGTCGACTTCTCCGGCATCAACGAGAAGGGCGACTTCATCACCCTCCCGATGCGCACCTACTCCTCCGGCATGGCGGCCCGGCTGCGCTTCTCCATCGCCGCGGCCAAGGACCACGACGTCCTGCTCATCGACGAGGCCCTGGCCACCGGTGACCGTTCCTTCCAGAAGCGCTCCGAGGATCGCATTCGTGAGCTCCGCAAGCACGCGGGCACGGTGTTCCTGGTCAGCCACAGCAACAAGTCGATCCGTGACACCTGCGACCGGGTGCTGTGGCTGGAGCGCGGCGAACTGCGCATGGACGGCCCCACCGACGAGGTCCTGGCGGCCTACGAGGACTTCACGGGCGGCCCGGACAAGGCGAAGGCGCAGCCGAAGGTCGCCGCCTGAGCCTCCGTCCCGGCGGCTGACCGCACGAGCGAGGGCGCCCCGAGCCATCCGGCCCGGGGCGCCCTCGTCGTCGTATGCCTACGCCGTATCGATCACGTCGTACCGATTACGAGTGCTGCCGCAGCAGTGTCCTCATCGTGCGCATCGCGACCGACAGGTTGGCCAGGTCGAACGCGTCCGAGCTCTGGATCTCCTCCAGGGTGGTGCGTGCGCGGCTGAGGATCGGGGCGTTCTTCTCCTCCCATGCCTTGAAGCGCTGTTCGGGCGTCGAGGTGCCGTTGCCGACCGCCAGGACGTCCGCGGTCAGCGCCGAGTGGGCCGCGTAGAGGTCCTCGCGGATGGAGGCGCGGGCCATGGACTGCCAGCGGTCGGCGCGGGGCAGCTCGATGATGCGGTCCATGAGCTGGGTGATGTGGAGGCGGTCGGCGAGGTCGTAGTACACCTCGGCGACATCCATCGGGTCGCGGCCCATGCGGTCGGCGACCGAGACGATGTCCAGCGTCGGGAAGGCGGAGGAGAACCCGGCCACGCGTGTGGCGAGTTCGTCCGGGACGCCGGAGCCGCTCAGCTCGTCGTAGATCTTCTGGTACCACTCCAGGTCGGCGCCGCGCAGCAGCTTCGGCAGCTGCGACCACACCTGTTCGACACGGTCGGCGAAGAACTCGACGGTCTCGGTGAGCTGGAGCGGCTGCGGCCGGTTGTTGAGCAGCCAGCGCGTGCCGCGCTCGACGAGGCGCCGCGAGTGCAGGCGGATCCGGGTGAGTACGGCGGCCTCGACCTTGTTGTCGAGCGACTCGACCCCGTCCCAGACGACGCCGGAGCGGAAGATCGCGCGGGCCACGGTCTGCGCCCGGACGATCTCCTCCAGAGAGGCGCCGGTCTCCTCGCGCAGGCGGTGCAGGTAGGTCGTACCACCGGTGTTGACCGTGTCGTTGACCAGGACGGTCGTGGTGATCTCGCGGTGCAGCGGGTGGTTCTCGATGTGCTCGGGAAACTTCTCGCGCAGCGCGGACGGGAAGTACGCGTGCAGCAGCGTGCGCAGGTACGGGTCGTCCGGCAGGGAGGTGTGCAGGAGCTCGTCGGCGACCGTGATCTTCGTGTACGCCAGCAGCACGGCCGTCTCCGGGCCGGTCAGGCCCTGTGCGGCGCCGAGGCGTTCGCGGATCTGGCGGTCGGTGGGCAGGAACTCCAGGGCCCGGTCCAGGAGTCCCTCGCGCACCAGGTGGCGCAGGTACCGCTGCTGGGCGTGGAGCATGTCCTTGGACTGAGCCAGCGCGTTGGCGATCGCGATGTTCTGCGCGTAGTTGTTGCGCAGGACCAGGTGGCCGACCTCGTCGGTCATCTCGGCGAGCTGCTTGTTGCGCTGCTTGACGGTCATGTCGCCGTCGGTGACCAGGCCGTTGAGCAGGATCTTGATGTTCACCTCGTGGTCGGAGGTGTCCACGCCCGCGCTGTTGTCGATGGCGTCGGTGTTGATCTTGCCACCGTGCAGCGCGAACTCGATCCGGCCGAGCTGGGTCAGGCCCAGGTTGCCGCCCTCGCCGACGACCCGCACGCGCAGGTCGCCGCCGTCGACGCGGATCGTGTCGTTGGCCTTGTCGCCGACGTCCGCGTGGGTTTCGGTGGACGCCTTCACGTACGTGCCGATGCCGCCGTTCCACAGCAGGTCCACCGGCGCCTTGAGGATCGCCTTCATCAGGTCGGCCGGGGTCATCTTGGTGACCTTGTCCTCGATGCCGAGGGCCTCGCGGACGTGGGCGTTGACCGGGATGGACTTGGCGGTACGGGGGAAGACGCCGCCGCCCGTGGAGATCAGCTCGGTGTTGTAGTCGGCCCAGCTGGAGCGCGGGAGGTCGAAGATGCGGCGGCGCTCGGCGTAGGAGGTGGCCGCGTCGGGCTTCGGGTCGATGAAGATGTGCCGGTGGTCGAAGGCGGCGACCAGGCGGATGTGCTCGCTCAGCAGCATGCCGTTGCCGAACACGTCACCGGACATGTCGCCGATGCCGACGACGGTGAAGTCCTCGGACTGGGTGTCGAGGTCCAGTTCGCGGAAGTGCCGCTTGACGGACTCCCAGGCGCCGCGGGCGGTGATGCCCATGCCCTTGTGGTCGTAGCCGGCGGAGCCACCGGAGGCGAAGGCGTCGCCGAGCCAGAAGTTGTACGACTCCGCGACCCCGTTGGCGATGTCGGAGAAGGTCGCGGTGCCCTTGTCGGCGGCGACGACGAGGTAGGTGTCGTCCTCGTCGT is a genomic window containing:
- a CDS encoding ABC transporter permease, whose translation is MSQVLDTPPPTAPPAEGDLSALAARHGLAVSGARPSLPVYVRQLWARRHFITAFSTAKLTAQYSQAKLGQVWQVMTPLLNAAVYYFIFGVLLGTKRNVPDYVPFLVTGVFIWTFTQSSIMAGTRAISGNLGLVRALHFPRAALPISFALQQLQQLLFSMAALVVILLCFGVPLAASWLLAVPALVLQSVFNAGVSMIMARMGAKTPDIAQLMPFVLRTWMYVSGVMWSIDKLAKGHHDWPSWVVPVLQANPAAVYIDLMRYSLIDSFHASQLPHHVWAIAVGWALVAGVGGFIYFWKAEETYGRG
- a CDS encoding TetR/AcrR family transcriptional regulator, coding for MLVRMTTNADAPQTRPRRRAPAGAAVLREDVTEAIRAAVFEELAAVGYARMSIEGIARRAGVGKTAVYRRWRSKLHLVLDVVSEIAVMGLPVPDTGSLEDDLRMLYEVTSRALRHPVASQIIPDLQAEAARNPEIAEALQNALQKGQEGVASNIITAAERRGELRAGFNDELALDLISGPLYWRSVVIRSPKLPKGYLAALARATTEALKAL
- a CDS encoding ABC transporter ATP-binding protein, which codes for MADIANDQIPTVVVDGVDIVYRVNGTGAGKGSATAALNRMLRRGQAEKAAGVRKVHAVKNVSFVAYRGEAIGLIGTNGSGKSTLLKAVAGLLPVENGRIYTDGQPSLLGVNAALMNDLTGERNVHLGGLAMGMSREQVRDRYQEIVDFSGINEKGDFITLPMRTYSSGMAARLRFSIAAAKDHDVLLIDEALATGDRSFQKRSEDRIRELRKHAGTVFLVSHSNKSIRDTCDRVLWLERGELRMDGPTDEVLAAYEDFTGGPDKAKAQPKVAA